A genomic region of Raphanus sativus cultivar WK10039 chromosome 6, ASM80110v3, whole genome shotgun sequence contains the following coding sequences:
- the LOC108810452 gene encoding VQ motif-containing protein 29: protein MEATSQPCFSHNYLGSSENYSSSLHSTRKQPKKPWKRPVTASLQRMHPRVYRVEPVNFKELVQRLTGAPQDHEIDQVHQVESKPLLKVQHGLVEVRQPLKIFHETATQENPSAFDLSPSSSRFWEAFPLLSAANLSRW from the coding sequence ATGGAAGCTACTTCGCAGCCTTGTTTCTCTCATAATTACCTTGGATCATCTGAAAACTACAGCTCCTCGCTCCATTCGACACGAAAGCAACCTAAAAAGCCATGGAAAAGACCAGTAACAGCTTCGCTTCAACGAATGCATCCCAGAGTTTACCGAGTCGAGCCTGTGAACTTCAAAGAGTTGGTTCAGAGGCTAACCGGCGCACCACAAGATCATGAGATAGATCAAGTTCATCAAGTTGAAAGTAAGCCACTGCTCAAGGTGCAACACGGTCTAGTTGAGGTTAGGCAGCCACTCAAGATTTTCCACGAAACAGCAACTCAAGAGAACCCGTCGGCGTTTGATCTGTCTCCTTCATCATCTCGTTTTTGGGAAGCTTTCCCTCTTCTCAGTGCTGCGAATCTATCAAGATGGTAG